In Marinomonas posidonica IVIA-Po-181, a single window of DNA contains:
- a CDS encoding nucleoid-associated protein, whose translation MQFLSPIIDRIIIHQIYKKDKDKQTKKLPFQNTDFTNFEASALDNFRSRYDEAIGGNSKAVEMLIDTNDPNHLINIVKKSITDTDSDFINSSFEITKKLDRAQKKASESGGIIVIFTGKCNYPRRDFLGIIKAEIHSGYEKIEDPLTKEISLKFLQEVLLTPGTKLYKSAAFLKKPNYNEKEMDPNKNWEVWVSDQQVSGANGKVSSDYFLKDFLGFVYPDTAARKTMQFYNQGMNFIKSANIDNEKRNDYLNALTTYLKVDQSNIVSPVDFSEKYLENKDKKEFLDFLDKNEIKRSNFLKDISEIKTKLKYRKLSFKNSISVIGEPEEFKNNVTFTTIEGDPDKNGNIPKWTKIIIKDELKSQE comes from the coding sequence ATGCAGTTTTTGAGCCCTATTATTGATCGTATTATTATTCATCAGATTTACAAAAAAGATAAAGACAAACAAACTAAGAAACTTCCATTTCAAAATACTGACTTTACAAATTTCGAAGCCTCAGCATTAGATAACTTTAGAAGTCGTTATGACGAAGCTATTGGTGGTAATAGTAAGGCAGTAGAGATGTTAATTGATACCAATGACCCAAACCATCTGATCAATATCGTTAAAAAATCAATCACTGATACCGATTCAGACTTCATTAATAGTTCATTTGAAATAACAAAAAAACTTGATAGAGCTCAAAAAAAAGCATCTGAATCTGGAGGAATAATAGTTATATTTACCGGTAAATGTAATTACCCTAGAAGAGATTTTTTAGGAATCATTAAAGCAGAAATACACAGCGGATATGAAAAAATAGAAGACCCATTAACAAAAGAAATATCACTGAAATTTTTACAGGAGGTGCTACTAACGCCCGGCACCAAACTTTATAAAAGTGCAGCATTTTTAAAAAAACCAAATTATAATGAAAAAGAAATGGATCCTAATAAAAATTGGGAGGTTTGGGTTTCCGATCAACAAGTTTCAGGTGCTAACGGAAAAGTTTCATCAGATTATTTTTTGAAAGACTTTTTAGGCTTTGTTTATCCAGATACTGCAGCTAGAAAAACAATGCAATTTTATAATCAGGGTATGAACTTTATAAAGTCTGCAAATATTGATAATGAAAAAAGAAATGACTACCTTAATGCCTTGACTACATATTTAAAAGTTGATCAATCAAACATAGTTAGCCCCGTAGATTTTTCAGAGAAATATCTAGAAAATAAAGATAAAAAAGAATTTCTTGATTTTTTAGATAAAAACGAAATCAAAAGAAGCAATTTTTTAAAAGACATATCAGAAATAAAAACCAAACTGAAATATAGAAAGCTGTCATTCAAAAATAGCATTAGCGTTATAGGCGAGCCAGAAGAATTTAAAAACAACGTTACATTTACAACAATCGAAGGGGATCCAGATAAAAACGGAAACATCCCGAAATGGACTAAAATCATTATAAAAGATGAACTAAAGAGTCAAGAATGA
- a CDS encoding KilA-N domain-containing protein — protein sequence MAHLMIASKDIRTLDGLYSLNDLHKVSGASKKHQPANFLRLETTQELIAEIENSSDLRNLAVNKTQGRNGGTYVCKELVYAYAMWISPKFNLEVIRAFDQAQTEQPPEPSQQSLPNPIKDYEKLKLINDVAKFLGISESIAVVSATDIMDMVQTIRNYQQQLAKIQTSPAWVDQTIERIKNVTGRHFGEG from the coding sequence ATGGCTCACTTAATGATTGCTTCAAAAGACATCCGTACACTCGACGGACTGTATTCCCTTAATGATCTTCATAAAGTATCTGGCGCAAGTAAGAAGCATCAGCCAGCAAACTTTTTGCGATTAGAAACCACCCAAGAATTAATTGCTGAAATTGAAAACTCCTCAGATCTGAGGAATTTAGCGGTTAATAAAACTCAGGGGAGAAATGGCGGTACCTATGTCTGCAAAGAACTGGTTTACGCTTATGCCATGTGGATCAGCCCCAAGTTCAACTTAGAAGTCATCCGCGCCTTCGACCAAGCCCAAACAGAACAACCGCCAGAACCCTCCCAACAAAGCCTACCTAACCCCATCAAAGACTATGAAAAACTCAAACTCATTAATGACGTGGCCAAATTCCTAGGCATTTCCGAAAGCATCGCCGTCGTCTCCGCCACCGACATCATGGACATGGTCCAAACCATCCGTAACTACCAACAACAACTCGCCAAAATCCAAACCAGCCCCGCATGGGTCGACCAAACCATCGAACGCATCAAAAACGTCACAGGAAGACACTTCGGGGAAGGGTAG
- a CDS encoding DUF2235 domain-containing protein: MAYRLVKLDSLMEIEFSSVEGNLSQVDQNSLKTILPKGIKAADFLEKVASGEWVLTTDSPITPLLLRSTDTQEHPSGWQINPKAQSAFTDTTLAALTQRINMIGQSHSATSATSTGSLHPAIEPNYTPEPVVSDKQTTTTKSLTHEYNIEIAFSNQMPQDPIGFSVSLVDQAGKKSQQNWNASPTEMGSKYSLKTDSDAPRNLTFSVAEKRLGLSLKDVNMVPLGSGTVKDAFVPIMPVVQYGERLGITATGYLYHFQDTRLIQAYQWTEEQGDMGFSPLPALPDNTPYHHVNLALLVYWKINGQVVTDQHLVYRSTPFTQEELDQLSYDWLEQHGVHLDIEAILAVTQSATLARETPNDTKADEPLTTTHTVTVSSSSSQRQSWPEIALQYGVSAKALLDHNPAYQDNPSLLKTGDVLNIPTTSAPKKQWPHYEYPPEAPSTYNNPNNSHYQYGQGKDELNSARHRPIRPLKKHFLSKGLPLVNIQPERILRIGVFFDGTGQNNKNDAYKEDHGDKSRTNIARLFEAYPEKTAESAKIYVSGVGTVDDAWQQPTLIDLGEDETNPSAATGLYDDNGANKKWQILIKELNRIISLLGTDYQTITHIAFDVFGFSRGAALARHFINALMTEGLPDYSKAHHAPADRAHLNAMGRMHPNLLGGVDHDEYHENNNGYYADEKRNASVRFVGLFDTVGSFYWPGNEDNGQFQLTLRPQDVGRAVQICAHHEYRINFPLSSLKTQGQLPANFYEEVFPGAHTDVGGGYPFVEQYAKQGLPERYGAPTQSTYNHELVKVVSYQQQREDLAYQGRLVDFDQAFYNAQQRHQDEWNEECQYTYGQHGKVTFEDGVLYFYRLQPIDASLAGLAQERMKQQAERFGVEWDGDDYNLPKDYKDSPTQTALWPALADLPLGDISASDWQAELPEHCVHRSHDKVIHPGCSDFIEDRVNGIANQAEFKHDQPNTPLNTPNREVYDNE; this comes from the coding sequence ATGGCATACCGTCTCGTTAAGCTAGACAGCTTAATGGAAATAGAGTTTTCTTCCGTTGAAGGCAACTTATCGCAAGTAGATCAAAACAGTCTCAAAACCATTCTTCCTAAGGGAATCAAGGCGGCGGATTTTTTGGAAAAAGTCGCCTCAGGGGAATGGGTGCTGACCACAGATTCGCCCATTACCCCCTTGCTCCTGCGCAGCACAGACACACAAGAACATCCTTCTGGCTGGCAAATCAACCCCAAGGCCCAGTCTGCTTTCACCGACACCACCTTAGCTGCGCTAACACAACGCATCAACATGATTGGACAGAGCCATTCTGCTACATCGGCGACTTCCACTGGCAGCCTTCATCCTGCCATTGAGCCCAATTACACGCCAGAACCTGTTGTCTCAGATAAGCAAACCACAACAACAAAATCGCTCACCCATGAGTACAACATAGAAATCGCTTTCTCAAACCAAATGCCGCAGGACCCTATCGGTTTCAGTGTCAGTCTTGTTGATCAAGCAGGGAAAAAATCTCAGCAAAACTGGAACGCCAGCCCTACTGAAATGGGCAGCAAATACAGCCTAAAAACAGACTCTGACGCACCGCGCAACCTCACTTTCTCGGTGGCGGAAAAACGCCTTGGTCTGTCGTTAAAAGACGTCAACATGGTGCCACTGGGTTCAGGAACAGTAAAAGACGCCTTTGTTCCCATCATGCCTGTGGTGCAATACGGTGAACGCTTAGGCATCACCGCAACGGGCTACCTTTACCATTTTCAAGACACGCGTCTTATTCAAGCTTACCAGTGGACAGAAGAACAGGGAGACATGGGCTTTAGTCCATTGCCTGCGCTTCCTGACAATACGCCGTACCATCATGTCAACTTAGCGCTCCTAGTGTATTGGAAAATAAATGGGCAAGTCGTCACCGATCAGCACTTGGTATATCGATCCACTCCCTTTACTCAGGAAGAGCTCGACCAATTATCTTACGATTGGCTAGAGCAACACGGGGTTCATCTTGACATAGAAGCCATCTTAGCCGTCACGCAGAGCGCGACCTTGGCACGAGAAACACCTAATGACACGAAAGCCGATGAACCACTCACGACAACCCATACCGTAACGGTCTCTTCGTCCTCCTCGCAGCGACAATCTTGGCCCGAGATAGCCCTACAATATGGCGTCTCCGCCAAAGCGCTGCTAGACCATAATCCAGCTTACCAAGACAATCCCAGTCTGTTAAAAACAGGCGATGTACTGAACATCCCAACCACCTCGGCCCCGAAAAAGCAGTGGCCTCACTACGAGTACCCACCGGAAGCGCCTAGCACCTATAACAACCCGAACAACAGCCACTATCAATACGGGCAAGGCAAAGACGAGCTCAATTCAGCACGTCACAGACCCATACGCCCCCTCAAGAAACACTTTTTGAGCAAAGGCTTGCCACTGGTCAACATTCAACCTGAACGCATCCTGCGCATCGGGGTGTTTTTCGATGGTACAGGGCAGAACAACAAAAACGACGCCTATAAGGAAGATCATGGGGACAAATCCCGTACCAACATCGCAAGGTTGTTTGAAGCTTATCCAGAAAAAACGGCCGAATCAGCAAAAATTTATGTATCAGGCGTGGGCACTGTAGACGACGCTTGGCAACAGCCAACCCTCATTGATTTGGGCGAAGATGAAACCAATCCTTCTGCCGCCACTGGCCTGTATGATGACAACGGTGCCAATAAAAAATGGCAGATCCTCATTAAAGAGCTAAACAGAATCATCAGTTTATTAGGAACTGACTATCAAACCATTACTCACATTGCCTTCGACGTATTTGGCTTTAGTCGTGGGGCCGCCTTAGCACGCCACTTCATTAATGCTCTCATGACAGAAGGTTTGCCAGACTACAGCAAAGCACATCACGCCCCCGCCGACAGAGCGCATTTAAACGCCATGGGCCGCATGCACCCAAACCTGCTCGGTGGCGTGGACCATGACGAATATCACGAGAATAATAATGGCTATTACGCAGACGAAAAACGTAACGCCAGCGTACGATTTGTTGGCCTGTTTGACACGGTGGGCTCCTTCTATTGGCCTGGCAACGAAGACAATGGTCAGTTTCAATTGACGTTAAGACCACAAGACGTGGGACGTGCGGTACAAATCTGTGCTCATCATGAGTATCGAATTAACTTCCCACTCAGCTCTCTTAAAACCCAAGGGCAATTACCCGCGAACTTTTACGAAGAAGTCTTCCCCGGTGCTCACACCGATGTGGGCGGCGGTTACCCTTTTGTTGAACAATACGCCAAACAAGGACTGCCGGAACGCTATGGCGCTCCCACCCAAAGCACCTACAATCATGAACTGGTCAAGGTTGTCTCCTATCAGCAGCAAAGAGAAGACTTGGCTTATCAAGGCCGCTTGGTGGATTTTGATCAAGCCTTTTATAACGCGCAGCAACGCCATCAAGATGAATGGAACGAGGAATGCCAATACACCTACGGCCAACATGGTAAAGTCACTTTTGAAGACGGTGTTTTGTACTTTTATCGCTTACAGCCCATCGACGCCAGCTTAGCCGGTTTGGCGCAAGAGCGCATGAAGCAACAAGCGGAACGCTTTGGAGTTGAGTGGGATGGTGACGACTATAACCTGCCAAAAGACTATAAAGATAGCCCAACTCAAACGGCCTTATGGCCTGCTCTTGCAGATTTGCCCTTAGGAGACATTAGCGCTAGTGATTGGCAGGCTGAGCTTCCAGAGCACTGCGTGCATCGTTCCCACGACAAGGTCATTCACCCCGGTTGCAGCGACTTTATAGAAGACCGTGTCAATGGCATCGCCAACCAAGCTGAGTTTAAACATGACCAACCGAACACCCCATTAAACACACCGAACAGGGAAGTGTACGACAATGAATAA
- a CDS encoding DUF5412 family protein, which yields MKIWKKVAISLAAVVVGVPLAIAGLFIYGTSGMCGNEIYSEVLSPNEKHKVVVFQRDCGATTGFSTQISIIESDDELENESGNIYIIDGHPKDVSPSIKWASDTELRIERRLTGSEYKAETSLGFLKKIKVTYSAGSS from the coding sequence GTGAAAATTTGGAAGAAAGTCGCAATTTCCTTGGCAGCCGTGGTTGTTGGCGTTCCACTAGCAATCGCAGGCCTATTCATTTATGGAACCAGCGGCATGTGCGGCAACGAGATCTATTCTGAGGTGCTATCGCCCAATGAAAAGCATAAAGTTGTTGTGTTCCAAAGAGATTGTGGGGCTACGACAGGTTTTAGTACTCAGATTTCAATAATTGAATCTGACGACGAACTGGAAAATGAAAGTGGCAATATATACATTATCGATGGGCACCCAAAAGATGTCTCTCCTAGCATTAAATGGGCTTCGGACACAGAACTTAGAATTGAGAGAAGATTGACAGGTTCAGAATATAAAGCTGAAACTAGCTTGGGATTCTTGAAAAAGATAAAAGTCACTTATAGCGCAGGCAGCAGTTAA
- a CDS encoding alpha/beta fold hydrolase has product MEKTLILNNVEYRYATYDCEGSDNYGVFLLGALQEIATVEFFSKFFARTLNIIVIEAPGTGENAVLPGTVTIREQSEMVLGLIQYLGVEEAHIFAVSYGTAIGVELCDIWNGVKSLSVACGVPGIPESARMATIDVIAAARRDRKTFANTFVNVLTVDKDIIPKNGVIRRSVIRSVAKYDDYRATSFIENSIRLLAHKPTNLAAVSMPAVVIVGEHDPYATLKITKSFADQLPNAHFVVLKDADHLLHLQQPEKLAQALIALAKNQIRTTEEFKQLAS; this is encoded by the coding sequence ATGGAAAAAACACTGATATTGAATAACGTCGAATATCGCTACGCAACTTATGACTGTGAAGGCTCTGATAACTACGGAGTATTTCTCTTAGGAGCCTTACAAGAAATCGCCACGGTTGAGTTCTTTTCTAAATTTTTTGCACGTACTTTGAACATAATTGTTATTGAGGCGCCGGGTACGGGTGAGAATGCGGTGCTCCCCGGAACGGTTACTATCCGAGAGCAGTCGGAAATGGTGTTAGGTCTTATTCAGTACCTTGGTGTTGAAGAGGCACACATTTTTGCTGTTTCTTATGGTACGGCAATAGGGGTTGAGCTATGTGATATTTGGAATGGCGTTAAATCTTTATCTGTCGCGTGCGGTGTGCCTGGCATTCCTGAGTCAGCTAGAATGGCAACGATCGACGTGATTGCGGCCGCTAGAAGAGACCGAAAGACATTCGCTAATACATTTGTGAATGTGCTGACAGTTGATAAAGATATCATTCCTAAAAACGGTGTAATTAGGCGCTCGGTGATTCGAAGTGTAGCAAAGTACGATGATTATCGTGCCACGTCATTTATTGAAAATAGTATACGACTGTTAGCGCACAAGCCTACCAATTTAGCGGCGGTCTCGATGCCAGCGGTTGTAATTGTTGGTGAGCATGATCCTTATGCAACTCTTAAGATAACGAAAAGCTTTGCTGATCAATTGCCGAATGCTCACTTTGTTGTTCTAAAAGACGCGGATCATCTTTTGCACCTACAACAGCCTGAAAAGTTAGCTCAAGCTCTTATCGCTTTAGCGAAAAATCAAATTAGAACAACGGAGGAGTTTAAACAGCTAGCGAGTTAG